The DNA segment ATGCGATAATCATGTCCAACCGCCAGTCGGGCAAAGTGCGGAATCACAAGACCGACCCACCCGATCATTCCACTGATTGAGACACAGGCTGATGAGATCAACGTCGCGGCTGCCACTATGACGACACGCATAACTTTCGTGTTAATGCCCATAGATCGCGCTTCATCTTCTCCGACTGCAATCAGATTCATCTTCCATCTCATCAAAAACAACACCATCATTCCACCGAGTATCGGTATACAGGCAGCTTTCAGTTCACTGACGCGGATAGACGATATGCTTCCCATCAGCCAGTAGGTAATAAGCGGCAGTGTATTATTCGGATCTGCAATCAATTTAATATAAGATGTTCCCGATGAGAACAGAGAACTGATCATAATACCTGCAAGAACCATTCCAAGTGTAGGATTTTGCTTCACTCTGGTGCTGATCAGATAAGCCACAGACACTGCCAACAGTCCGCAGATAAATGCATTCACCGACACCATCGCAAATCCCAGACCCAGCAGTAAAGATAAGGCAGCACCAAATCCCGCACCGGCAGAAGCCCCCAGGACATCGGGGGATACCATGGGATTTCTAAATAAGCCCTGATATGCCGCGCCGGCAGATGCCAGTCCCGCCCCGATCAATGCCCCGGCTAGTATACGGGGCATACGGATCTTAAAGATGACAAGTTCAATATCATCCGGCCAGTTTTTTGGTGCGCCGGTGAGTTTCCCCCAGAGAACATGTATCAGTTCCCTGGGGGAAACAGGATATTTTCCCAGTGCAAAACTTGTCACAAAAATAACAACGAACAAAACAGCCGCCAAAAGTAAAAACCATCTTCCTCTTTTTTCAGATGTCCCTTTCATCTGCAGGCCTCCGTTCATTGCTTTTTCGTAGAATTGGCGAGCAGCTGGTCAACCTGTTCATCCGTAACCTCACAATGATAAAATAGCTTATAAAACTCCTTGGTCTCTTCTTTCATGTCATACTGAAAGACATCGGGATAAATCAAATTTCCCAGCCATTTGATTCCAATGATACGATTCACAGAGGGCGGTTGTCCTATCCAGCTATAGGGATTTGCCGGAACCTCATAGACTTTTTTATCTTTTACTGCCTCAAGACCCTGCCACTCCTCTCTCATATCGACATCTGAATAGATACTTCCAGGTGTAAAGAGAATCACGTCTGGCTGCCACAACATCAGCTGTTCCATAGAGATATCACTGACTCCGCCCCTGGCACTCTGCTCGACATCGGCCACATTCTCTCCACCTGCGGCATCAATAATATCCGAATGGACGGTTCCCTTTATCAAAGCCGTAAGACCCGCATCTCCGCTTCCGCAGTATATCCTGACCTTTTTGTCATCTGGAATCGATTCAGACTTTTCTTTTGCCTCAGAAAGGGTTTTTTCGACATAAGATGCAATTTTCTCAGCCTGATCTTCCTCGCCGACAATCTTCCCCAAAGTCCGGTATGCTTCCGCCATGGAATCCAACTCCATATGTATAAAGATGGAGGGAATGCCAGTCTTATCCTGCACGCCTTTCATGTCCTCTTTCGCCGTTGGTTTCATCTCACCGATATCGATCACAACTTGAGGTTTTGCGCTCATAATTGCTTCCATATTCAAGGTATCCCCATAGAAATTCCCAAATACAGGAAGCGAACGATATTTTTCATCGATAAACTCCGTCTGGCTATCCTTCATCTCCGCTGCCAATCCGACCAGCTTGTCCGGACACAGCGTATATAAGACAACTTGTGCCAACGGCCCCGAAGGTGCAATTCGGTCGATGTTTTTTGGGATCTCAACTTCCCTTCCCGTGGAATCCGTAAACTTGACCTGTTCATCTTTGGCACTGTCCGATGAAACAGATGAACTTTTGGACGGCACAGATTCCGATTTTGCCGACGTAGAGCTCTCGGACACAGAAGTGTTTTTATTTCCGCATCCCATTGCAGAAACCACCATAGAGAATACGAGTATCAGACTCAGTAGGGTACTTTTCTTTTTCACTTTCTTGATCTCCTTTCGACTTCGTTATATTCTATAAAACATAACGTAATTCGTAATATTTATAGCATAAAAATGACAAAAAGTCAATCACAGCCTGAAAAACTTGTCCAGACTCATAGACAACTTGCGGTGATTCGCCTATACTTAAAAAAAGATAAAGATTAAACTTAGAAAAATCGAGTCAAAAAAAGGAGGATTTCCCACACTATGAACTTCTTTATACAGGGAAAAACAGGAATTGGAAAATCCTATACCATTCGGGAATCCCTGAAAAATCATGTCGAACACACCGAAGGTTTTATGGTGCAGCGGCTTTACGAGGATAACAACTTGTGGGGCTTTCGCGCCGGTATCATAGAAGATACACTTGTCTCACTTGATGCCGGGCCAGACGCCGCTAACAAAGACGGTATTTTTCTCTCCCCTGAGGGAAAGGATTTGTCCGTTCTTGAAGGAATCATCTCGCAGGTGGAAAAAAACTTCTGGAAACCTTCCTGTCGAGTTGTTGTTTTAGATGAGATCGGCGGATTCGAGCTGTGCTCTGATATTTTTATGACAACTCTTTATCGGATTTTAGACAGCGACAGACTCTGTGTCGGAGTTTTGAAATCTCAGGAAAACCTAATGCACACACTCAAAGGGCGCGGCTTTGACGCCGGTGAACAAACGAAGTTGTATCTTGGCAGGCACGACCAGTTAAAACGTGTGATTGAAAGTAATGGAATCTTGTATACTATGACAGATGACAATCGGGATCAGATACAGGAAAAATTACAGACGTATATAGATCAGTACACACCTTTCATGTAAAAAGGAGCAGTTATGGAAAACAATCATTACAAAGTACCGGACCGTGAATATTTTCAGAAGTTGTGGGAACACCACAGATCAGACAGTGTGAAACACACAGCAAAAGTCTGGGATTCCCGTGCCAGAGAATGGGCACAGGATCTGAAAACAGATAGTTTGTTTCAAAAAAAACTGGATGAAAGAGTACAAGAGACGACGAAATATCTGAAAGATCAGGGACTTTTAAATCCCGACGTCAGCATCATTGATATCGGATCCGGAAGCGGGCGCTTTACGGTCGAGTTCGCTAAAAGAGCCGGCCATGTCACCGGTATTGATATCTCTCCGGAAATGCTGAACCTTGGGAAGAATTATGCCCTATCCGAAGGCGTCTTTAATGTTTCTTTTACCGAGTGTGACTTCAAACAAGCCGACATCGAGAATCTGGGATGGAGAAAACAATTCGATCTTGTTTTCTCCGCCATGTCACCGGCTACCGGAAATATGAGCGGTTTGAATAAGATGAATGCCATGAGCCGGGGGTATTGTTTTAACTGTAGTCCTATTGAGGAAACAGATGAATTGAAAAACAAGATTCAAAAACAGCTTTTCGGGAAATACAAGGAACAAGAATCACTCTGGAGTGAACGCTATTTCTACAGTCTTTTCAATCTGCTGTGGCTGGATGGCTATCTGCCCATCACCTCTTACCACACACAGAAGATCAGTGATTTCGTGGAAGTAAATGAGGGTCTGATATCTTATTATGTTTCACATTTTGAAAGACAGTTTCCGAATGAAAAAAATCTAAAGCAGCGAATCTATGACTTGCTGATGAATAATGCCGATTCTAACCAGAAGATTTTAAAACAATCCAGGCGACTGTATGGATGGATTCTGTGGGATGCCAATCACAAAAGAATATAAAAAAATCATAGCCTTGTGAG comes from the Blautia liquoris genome and includes:
- a CDS encoding FecCD family ABC transporter permease, translating into MKGTSEKRGRWFLLLAAVLFVVIFVTSFALGKYPVSPRELIHVLWGKLTGAPKNWPDDIELVIFKIRMPRILAGALIGAGLASAGAAYQGLFRNPMVSPDVLGASAGAGFGAALSLLLGLGFAMVSVNAFICGLLAVSVAYLISTRVKQNPTLGMVLAGIMISSLFSSGTSYIKLIADPNNTLPLITYWLMGSISSIRVSELKAACIPILGGMMVLFLMRWKMNLIAVGEDEARSMGINTKVMRVVIVAAATLISSACVSISGMIGWVGLVIPHFARLAVGHDYRIMLPMSMFMGAGFLMIVDNFARLLATQEIPIGILTAFVGAPFFLYLILNRGDKI
- a CDS encoding ABC transporter substrate-binding protein, with the translated sequence MKKKSTLLSLILVFSMVVSAMGCGNKNTSVSESSTSAKSESVPSKSSSVSSDSAKDEQVKFTDSTGREVEIPKNIDRIAPSGPLAQVVLYTLCPDKLVGLAAEMKDSQTEFIDEKYRSLPVFGNFYGDTLNMEAIMSAKPQVVIDIGEMKPTAKEDMKGVQDKTGIPSIFIHMELDSMAEAYRTLGKIVGEEDQAEKIASYVEKTLSEAKEKSESIPDDKKVRIYCGSGDAGLTALIKGTVHSDIIDAAGGENVADVEQSARGGVSDISMEQLMLWQPDVILFTPGSIYSDVDMREEWQGLEAVKDKKVYEVPANPYSWIGQPPSVNRIIGIKWLGNLIYPDVFQYDMKEETKEFYKLFYHCEVTDEQVDQLLANSTKKQ
- a CDS encoding nucleoside-triphosphatase, translating into MNFFIQGKTGIGKSYTIRESLKNHVEHTEGFMVQRLYEDNNLWGFRAGIIEDTLVSLDAGPDAANKDGIFLSPEGKDLSVLEGIISQVEKNFWKPSCRVVVLDEIGGFELCSDIFMTTLYRILDSDRLCVGVLKSQENLMHTLKGRGFDAGEQTKLYLGRHDQLKRVIESNGILYTMTDDNRDQIQEKLQTYIDQYTPFM
- a CDS encoding class I SAM-dependent methyltransferase; translation: MENNHYKVPDREYFQKLWEHHRSDSVKHTAKVWDSRAREWAQDLKTDSLFQKKLDERVQETTKYLKDQGLLNPDVSIIDIGSGSGRFTVEFAKRAGHVTGIDISPEMLNLGKNYALSEGVFNVSFTECDFKQADIENLGWRKQFDLVFSAMSPATGNMSGLNKMNAMSRGYCFNCSPIEETDELKNKIQKQLFGKYKEQESLWSERYFYSLFNLLWLDGYLPITSYHTQKISDFVEVNEGLISYYVSHFERQFPNEKNLKQRIYDLLMNNADSNQKILKQSRRLYGWILWDANHKRI